A single region of the Salipaludibacillus sp. LMS25 genome encodes:
- a CDS encoding ABC transporter ATP-binding protein/permease, with protein sequence MIDSRLFKLIRSSKRSLILIVATKLLSLFLSIYLTITIANVFVHVFHKTISSSQIFYLILVFSGVIVGKIMLHMLQTKAVHQASATLRLSLRERVIRKVFALNMIDSKESASSLTQLGVDGIEQLEHYFSRFLPQLFYCLVSSLSLFVVLAVYHMKVALVLLVLIPVIPLSIILIMKIAKKILSKYWNQYLNLGESFYELIQGLSTLKIYQHDQAKHREMNDTAETFRKSTMSVLMMQLNSIIVMDIVAYGGAALGIGFALIGYQSGQLSLAGMIVFILLSAEFFIPLRQLGSLFHVAMNGIGATKRLFNFLALPEHKQDGNEATEHISQVAITNVSFTYPNEERPALTDINLTLHKGQFTAFIGQSGSGKSTLAMVLAGFLPHNTGDITWNNDRITNIKQEQLLEKIAISNRHSYVFSTSIRDNLTMGNNRLTDQDLHHVLEKVNLTPFVDALPLKLDHVLSENGRELSGGQRQRLLLARTLLLDRDIYIFDEITASVDLASETIILENLMALAKHKIVIFISHRLYTIEAADYVYVFDSGGLVESGKPADLRIRDGAFSHLIAQEHHLMKGCAV encoded by the coding sequence ATGATTGATAGCCGATTATTCAAGTTGATTCGTTCTAGTAAACGATCACTTATTCTTATTGTGGCAACAAAACTACTTAGTTTATTTTTATCGATTTATTTAACGATTACGATTGCAAATGTCTTCGTTCACGTTTTTCACAAGACGATTAGTTCTTCGCAAATCTTTTATCTCATTCTCGTGTTTAGTGGTGTCATTGTCGGTAAAATAATGTTACACATGCTACAGACAAAAGCTGTGCATCAAGCGTCAGCCACGCTACGCCTCTCACTAAGAGAACGAGTCATTCGCAAAGTCTTCGCCTTGAACATGATAGATAGTAAAGAGTCAGCCTCTAGTCTAACCCAATTAGGGGTTGACGGGATTGAGCAACTTGAGCACTATTTTTCACGGTTTCTCCCTCAGCTCTTTTACTGTTTAGTATCATCTCTAAGTTTATTCGTTGTTTTAGCAGTCTATCACATGAAAGTAGCACTGGTTTTATTAGTGTTAATTCCTGTCATTCCCCTCTCTATTATACTGATTATGAAAATCGCCAAGAAAATATTAAGTAAATATTGGAACCAATACTTAAACCTTGGTGAAAGCTTTTATGAATTAATTCAAGGATTATCCACATTAAAAATTTATCAACACGATCAAGCGAAACATCGTGAAATGAATGATACTGCAGAAACATTTAGAAAATCAACGATGAGCGTGTTAATGATGCAGTTAAATTCTATTATCGTCATGGATATCGTTGCTTATGGTGGTGCAGCGCTCGGTATCGGTTTCGCATTAATCGGCTACCAAAGCGGACAACTTTCGTTAGCTGGGATGATTGTCTTCATTCTTTTGTCTGCTGAGTTTTTCATTCCATTACGTCAGCTCGGCTCACTCTTTCATGTTGCTATGAATGGTATTGGGGCTACAAAGAGGTTATTTAACTTTTTAGCGTTACCAGAGCATAAACAAGACGGCAATGAAGCTACTGAGCACATTAGCCAAGTAGCGATCACGAATGTGTCGTTTACTTATCCAAACGAAGAACGTCCCGCTTTAACTGACATTAACTTGACACTTCATAAAGGGCAGTTCACAGCATTTATCGGACAATCAGGCTCAGGGAAAAGTACGTTAGCAATGGTACTTGCAGGTTTTCTACCTCATAATACAGGGGACATAACATGGAATAATGATCGTATCACTAACATTAAACAAGAACAGTTATTAGAAAAAATAGCGATTAGCAACCGTCATAGCTATGTTTTCTCCACATCGATTAGAGACAATTTAACGATGGGGAACAACAGACTAACCGATCAAGACCTTCATCACGTGTTAGAGAAAGTTAATTTGACTCCGTTCGTAGATGCCCTTCCATTAAAGCTAGATCACGTGTTAAGTGAGAACGGACGAGAGTTATCTGGCGGTCAAAGACAGCGGCTACTGTTAGCACGAACTTTATTACTCGATCGCGACATCTATATTTTTGATGAAATTACCGCTAGTGTGGACTTAGCCAGTGAAACGATTATTTTAGAAAATCTGATGGCATTAGCTAAACATAAAATCGTGATTTTCATCTCACATCGTCTCTACACAATTGAGGCAGCAGACTACGTCTATGTATTTGACAGCGGGGGTCTTGTGGAAAGTGGTAAGCCTGCTGATCTTCGCATTCGAGATGGCGCGTTTAGCCATTTAATCGCCCAAGAACACCATTTAATGAAAGGGTGTGCCGTTTAA
- a CDS encoding ABC transporter ATP-binding protein, whose translation MIDLSNLSFHYNREQHGVTGLELSVKQGECVILCGKSGCGKTTVTRLLNGLIAELYEGKWDGEGRVEQLDLKNSAIHHFAEKIGSVFQNPKTQFFTNEVLSELVFGCENLGVPTAEIETRLKNTCDFFQIKHLLSKRMFELSGGQKQLIACASVHMLNPSILILDEPSSHLDYQTIEQLRKRLVDWKTSGKTIIISEHRLYYLQGIADRYVVMEAGRIKHIYSNQTLSNKSLKALQEDGLRTLTDDQLYQVSEQLTRQGSTPHELTIENMTFRYKRKDENVLEIPQLTLNNQHIIGLVGRNGAGKSTLIHLLAGLVKPTTGQIKLDGQFCKTKTLIRNSYLVMQDVHYQLFCEEVAKELRLNARRLEWFNVVVEAFELEPLLTRHPLSLSGGQKQRVALGSAILSGKKVILLDEPTSGLDAYHMTHVCHMIRYLQEKGMIVLIISHDIEFITQICERILHIDDHRIRHDFSLAEHPHLLKQIFHDKLTPIKETRL comes from the coding sequence ATGATTGACTTATCTAATCTTTCTTTTCATTACAATCGAGAACAGCATGGCGTCACAGGTCTGGAGTTGTCGGTTAAACAAGGCGAGTGTGTGATTTTATGCGGCAAAAGCGGCTGTGGAAAAACAACGGTAACCCGGCTATTAAATGGCTTAATAGCTGAACTTTATGAGGGCAAGTGGGATGGAGAAGGCCGTGTTGAGCAATTGGATTTAAAAAACAGTGCTATTCATCACTTTGCGGAAAAAATCGGCTCTGTCTTTCAAAATCCTAAAACACAGTTTTTCACGAATGAGGTCCTTAGTGAACTAGTTTTCGGCTGTGAAAACCTCGGTGTTCCAACGGCTGAAATTGAAACGCGCCTTAAAAATACATGTGACTTCTTTCAAATTAAGCACTTACTATCAAAACGTATGTTTGAGCTTTCTGGTGGGCAAAAGCAGTTGATAGCTTGTGCGTCTGTCCATATGTTGAACCCTAGTATTCTCATTTTGGATGAACCTTCCAGTCATTTAGATTACCAGACGATTGAGCAGTTAAGAAAACGATTAGTAGATTGGAAAACATCAGGAAAAACGATCATCATATCTGAACATCGTCTTTATTACTTACAAGGGATTGCTGACCGCTATGTCGTCATGGAAGCTGGGAGGATTAAGCACATTTATTCAAATCAAACGTTAAGCAACAAATCGTTAAAAGCATTACAAGAAGACGGACTTCGTACTTTAACAGATGACCAACTGTATCAAGTATCTGAACAACTAACAAGACAAGGTTCGACACCACACGAACTAACCATCGAAAATATGACTTTTCGTTATAAGCGAAAGGATGAGAATGTTCTCGAAATACCACAGTTGACACTAAATAACCAACACATTATTGGGCTCGTTGGCCGCAATGGTGCTGGTAAAAGTACGTTAATCCACCTGCTGGCTGGGCTCGTTAAACCAACGACAGGACAAATCAAGCTAGATGGACAGTTTTGTAAAACAAAAACATTAATCCGCAACAGTTATCTTGTCATGCAAGATGTTCATTATCAATTATTTTGCGAAGAGGTCGCTAAAGAGTTGCGTTTAAATGCACGGCGGCTTGAATGGTTTAACGTTGTGGTTGAAGCATTTGAATTAGAGCCTCTTCTCACTCGCCATCCTTTATCTTTATCTGGCGGACAGAAACAACGAGTTGCCCTCGGCTCTGCGATTTTATCCGGAAAGAAAGTGATTTTATTAGATGAGCCAACGAGCGGTTTAGATGCTTATCATATGACGCATGTCTGCCACATGATCCGTTATTTACAAGAAAAGGGGATGATCGTTCTCATTATTTCGCATGATATTGAATTTATTACGCAAATTTGTGAGCGGATTTTACACATTGACGATCACAGAATTCGTCACGACTTCAGCCTAGCTGAACATCCTCACTTATTAAAACAGATATTTCATGATAAATTAACACCCATTAAGGAGACACGATTATGA
- a CDS encoding energy-coupling factor transporter transmembrane component T has protein sequence MSIKPVSFDPRTKLVLLIYANVIMFLHVPLLPLMVSILFFTSLYVVSGKGLKGLIYLAIFLIASFVEFVLVDVITVPVLPTILSVLSVAVRRFLPCVMAGYFAFSTTKASEWIVTLKTLLVPHNVIIPVTVMLRFFPSVMKDYQNIRKAMAFRGIATSIWGLFSKPIQAIEHIFVPLLMNATTTADDLAAASLTRGISYPGQHTSYTTISVKAHDWLVISTTFLLLCYHIMGWMP, from the coding sequence ATGTCCATCAAGCCAGTTAGCTTCGATCCCCGAACGAAGCTCGTTTTACTTATTTATGCCAATGTGATCATGTTCTTGCACGTCCCTTTACTACCATTAATGGTTAGCATCCTATTTTTCACTAGTCTCTATGTAGTAAGTGGTAAAGGACTAAAAGGACTCATTTATCTGGCAATCTTTTTAATTGCGAGCTTTGTAGAATTTGTCTTAGTAGACGTGATAACTGTCCCTGTGCTTCCGACGATTTTATCTGTGTTATCTGTTGCAGTGAGACGATTTCTCCCTTGTGTCATGGCAGGTTATTTCGCTTTTTCAACGACGAAAGCAAGCGAGTGGATTGTTACCTTAAAAACACTGCTCGTCCCCCACAACGTGATCATTCCTGTGACCGTCATGCTTAGATTTTTCCCTTCTGTCATGAAGGATTATCAAAACATCCGTAAGGCCATGGCTTTTCGTGGGATTGCCACGAGCATCTGGGGGTTATTCTCTAAACCTATCCAAGCCATTGAGCATATATTCGTACCTTTATTAATGAATGCCACGACCACTGCTGACGATTTAGCAGCTGCTTCCTTAACGAGAGGAATCAGTTATCCCGGTCAGCATACAAGCTACACAACCATTAGCGTTAAAGCACACGACTGGCTCGTTATAAGTACCACCTTTCTGTTGCTTTGTTATCACATTATGGGGTGGATGCCATGA